Genomic window (Thermoleophilaceae bacterium):
TCTCGCGCAGCGACCATCCGGGCAGGCCCGCGTTCAGCACGAGGTACTGCGAGTGCCGGTGGTGGTCGTCGTAGTCCACAGCGGTGCCGATGTCGTGCAGGATCGCCGCCGCCCAGAGGAGCTCGCGCTCGTGCGCGTCACCCTCGTGCAGGCCGGCCTGCGCCAACTCGTCCCACAGCTCGAGCGCGAGCCGGGCCACGTGGTTCGTGTGCGCCGGCTCCGGGTGGTACTGGAGCGCGAGGTTTCGCACGCTCGCGCGGCGCACGTCGTCGAACAGCGGCGGGTCCCGGTCCTCGAGGAGCACTGAGAAGAACACGCCCTCACGCAGTCCCTCCTCCGTCGTTTCGATCTCGTCGAAGCCGCCGCTCGCCATCACCTCCTCGATCACGATCGCTGCCGCGAGGATGAGGTCGCCGCGCTCCTTCTTGATTCCGGGCATCCCGCCCCGCTCCGACGCCGGCAGGTCCGCCAGCTCATCCACGAGCTTCGACAGCGCCTTCTTGCGAAGCGTGAACCCCTGCACGCCAAACGAGGGCAGCTCCCCCTCGAGCTCGGCCGCCGTGGCGAGGTTGCGCAGCGCGCCGCCGATGCCCGCCATGCGCTCGCCGCGCTCTGCCGCATCCTCCAGCCAGGGTGCGGACTCGAGCTCCTTCCGCACGTGTTTGCGGAGATCCTCGATCTGCCCCTTCTTGGCCTTCTCGTCGGGGAAGAAGCGCTCGGTCATCCGCACGGCGCCGAGGGGCCAGGACCGCGAGTCGAGCTGATGCCGATCCTTCACGTGTGAGAGCTGCATCGAGCCGCCGCCGATGTCGAGCGCCACGCCGTCCGTGAGGCTCGTGGAGTTCGCCACCGCGAGATATCCGAAGTAGGCCTCCTCCTCTTGCGACAGCACCTGAATCTCCAGACCCGATCGCTCGCGCGCCCGAGCCAGCAGCTCATCGCGGTTCGCGGCGTCGCGAATCGCCGAAGTCGCCACCGGCCGCACGTCGTCGATCTCGGTGGCGCGGCAGAAGTGCGCGAACAGGTCGATCGTGTCTAGCGCGCGCTGCATCGGGGCCGCCTGAAGCGCTCCGGAGCCGTCGAGACCCTGGCCGAGGCGCACGCTCTCGAAGATCTCGTCGGTGCGCTTCCACCAGCCACCTGGCACCCAGGTGAACACCACGAGACGGAAGGAGTTTGAGCCGAGGTCGATGACCGCGACTCTTCGCTCGCTCACCAGGCGGAGCTTAGAGAGCGGTGCTCGGTCGCGGCTAGGCGGCGTCGATCTCGAACCACACCTGGGCGCTCTGAATGGAGCTGCCCCAGCGGCTCGCGAGCTCGTCCACAAGCACGAAGCCCCAGCCGCCTGGCGTGTCGAGCTCGCCCTCGCGCTGCATCGGGATGAAGGCGGGACCCTGGTCGTCCACCTCCACGCGCACGCAGTGCGGGGTTGACTCGATCTCCACGAGCACGCTGCCTGCGCCGCCGTACTTCACGGCGTTGCTCACGAGCTCGGACATGAGGAGCTTTACCGCGTATTCACGCTCGTAGTCGAGTCCGTGGTCGATCGCGTCAAGCGCGCGTCGCGCCGCGCAGGGGGCGTCGGCGGTCCGCTCGAGCTCCAGAGTGACGCTGTGTCCCACGTACCTCTCCAGGGTGATCGCTTGCATCACGGGCAAGGTACGCGGGGGCGTGCCCCGACTGGAGCGAGCCAGCACCCGAATTTGGGTGCGGCGAGCCGTACTCAAGTACTGACCGCCCCTTCCGAGTACACGGCCGAAGAGGCTCGGACATTCGTCCAGCGCCGCCGATCCGTCAGAACCAGGGAGGTCACGTGCCCCGCATCCTCGTCGTCGACGACGACGCCGACATCCGTGACATGCTCCAGTTCAAGCTCGCCAAGGCGGGTTACGAGGTGCATACCGAGGAGGATGGCGAGACGGGCCTCGCGGCCGCTCGCGAGCTGGGCCCGGACCTGATCCTGCTCGACTGGATGATGCCGCGGCTCACCGGGCCCGAGGTCTGCCGTGAGCTGCGCGCGGATGAGGCCACGTTGCGCGTGCCGGTGATCCTCCTCACCGCGAAGGCGCAGGAGGCCGACGTTCAGCGCGGCTTTGCCACCGGCGCCGACGACTACATCCCCAAGCCCTTCAGCCCGCGGGAGCTGATGAGCCGCGTGCAGGCTCTTCTCGCGCGCGCGGCTTAGCGCCGCATGACACTCGCATCCAGCTTTCTCGTCGCCCTCGTGGCGATCTCCGGCGTGCTCGTGCTGCTCACCATCGCCACCACGGCGCACAAGGCGCTGCGCGCGGCCCGGGCGCGACGGCAGGCGCGCGTCGAGGCGAGGACCGGCGCGTGCTCGAGCGAGTTCTCGTTCCACCGCTACCGCCGCTGGCGCGACCTCGCCTCCGCCTTCCTCGCCGCGATCGTGGAGAACGTGGGCTACCGCCAGCTACACGCGTGGTGGCGGCTGCAGGGACTGTGGCGCTTCATACGCCGTCAGGACAACGGCTGGGGCGTGATGACGCGCGTCGGCTTCACGACGCCTTCGCCGGCTGACGAGCCCGCGTAGCGCGGCTGCGCTTCTTCGGGCCGCAGATCTCCTCGTTGAGCTCGCTGCACGCGTTCTTCACGCCCTCCATCAGCGGCCACACGTCGTCGATCATGTTGCGGTCGGCCACGATGCCGAAGTCGATGTGCTCGCGGTAGCTCATCGCGGTGATGTTCAGGCCCACACCGTCCGCGATCACAGACACCGGGAAATGCGCCTGCAGCTCGGCACCCGCGCAGTAGAGGCGCTCGCGCGGCCCCGGCACGTTCGAGATCACGAGGTTGAGCGGAGGGCGCACGCGGCCCATGATGTCGAGCGTGGTGCGCGCGGCCATGGCGGCCACCGCCGGCGGGATGAAGGCCGTGGCGTCCGTGAGGAGGTTGGCCGGAATCGCCTGGTGGCGCTCCTTCGCCCCGCGCAGGTACTCGTGTGCCTGCAGCAGACGCGCGCGCGGGTCCGCCACGTTGGTGGGGATAGGCACGATCATCATCGACACGCGGTTGCCGAACGAGCCGAACTCGTGCTCTGCCCGCACGGACACCGGGATCATCGACACGAGCGGCTCCTCGGGCAGCTCGTCGTGCTCGATCAGCCATTCCCGCACCGCGGTCGCGCAGATCGTCACCACCACGTCGTTCACCGTGATGCCCATCTCGTTCTTCAGCGCCTTCACGGTGTCGAGCGAGATCGAGCCGAACGCGTAGCGGCGGTGGGCGGAGATCGGCCCGTTGAAGCGGGTGCGCGGCACGGGTCCCGTCTGCCGCTCGAGCACGCGTTCGTCGGTGGGCGGGGCTCCCGCCACGGCGCGCACGCGCGAGGCCACGCGGCCGAACGTGCGCATGCCCGGCACGCGGCCAACTCCCGGCACGTCCACGAGATTCGCAAGCGTGGAGGGCGCGGCGCGGAGCGCGCGCAGCGGCTGGCGCGGCAGGCCGGCGATCCCGCGCCCGAGCATCTCGAGGTCGGTGGGCACGCGCTCCCCGTCGTGCCCGGGCTCGGGCGGCGGAATCTCGCGGCCCTCGGGCTCGAGGTCGAGCAGCACGCTCAGGATCTCGGCGCCTGACACGCCGTCCACCACCGAGTGGTGCACCTTCGTCAGCATGGCCACGCGGCCGTCCTTCAGCCCGTGGATCAGGTAGAGCTCCCAGAGCGGGCGCGAGCGGTCGAGCGGCCGGGCGAAGATGCGCGACACCACCTCACCCAGGCTGCGATCGTCGCCTGGAGGCGGGATGGCCGACTCTCGGATGTGAAAGTCGAGGTCGAAGTCCGGATCCTCGACCCAGTACGGATGGTCGATCCCGAACGGGACCTGGACGAGCCGCCAGCGGAACGGCGGCAGCATGTGCAGGCGCTCCGACACGAGCTTGCAGACGTCGGCGATCTCGAGCCTGCCGCCGGGCGCCGTGCGCGGGTCGTACACAGCGAGGCCGCCGACGTGGCCATATGTCCGCGGTGTCTCGACCGCCAGGAACTGCGCGTCGAGACTCGTGAGCTGCCTCATGGCTCTGTCCCTTACCCGGACAGCTCCGGATGATGCGCCGCCAGGTGGCGCTCGATCGTGTCGCGGACCCAGCGGCGCTCGTCGCCGCTCGCCATGCGGTAGCGGCCGAGCAGCTCCTTCTGAGAGTCGAGCGGCAGCCCGGAGATGGTCCAGCTCACCGCGAGGCGCTCGAACAGCAGCTCGCCGCGCCGCTGCCAGCGGTCCTCGGCCGAGGCGCCGGGGGTGGAGTCGAGCCGGCGCACCTTCTCGACCGTCCCTGCCGACAGCTCGTCGCGGAGCCTTAGCACGTTGCCCTCGGCGTCCGAGTAGTCGGTGGTTGAGACGGGCGCTTGTGGCGCGGCGTCGCGGTTGCGGCGGCGGGCTCGTCTCCCCATGCCTCGCAGGCTAGCCACACCGCCCGAAGTGGGGCGGCCACGACTCGAAGAAGCGGGGTCGCTGCCCACGCCCTTCGCCGGTTTCCTCGATTTCCGTAGCCGTGCCGGGCGGAGAGAGTGGGCGCACTTCCCTCCCCCCAAATGCCCCCCAAGGAGAGCCCGATGGCATACGCAGGACAGATCCTCGAGAACCCAGCAAGCGGCGAGCGCTTCGTGTTCCGCAAGACCGCGGCAGACACGGATGGCGAGCTGCTGGAGTTCGACCTCCACCTCGCGCCCGACGGCCAGGTGCCCGGCAAGCACGTCCACCGCCACCAGGAGGAGCGCTTCGAGGTGGTCTCAGGCACGATGCGCTTCAAGCGCGGCCGCAAGACGATCGTCGCCGGGCCCGGCGAGACCGTGGTGATCGAGCCAGGGACGTCGCACAAGTTCGAGAACGGCGGCGACGAGGAGGCGGTGGTGCGCGTTCAGGTGCGCCCGGCGCTCAAGATGGAGCAGCTCTTCGAAACGGTCGTCGGACTCGCGCACGACGGCCGCACCACGAAGAAGGGCATGCCCAAGCCGCTCGACCTCGCGCTTTTCGTGCGCGAGTTCAAGGCGGAGGTGCAGGCGCCGTTCCCGCCCGCCTTTGTCCAGCAGGCCACGATGGCCCCGCTCGCCGTGATCGCGCGCCGGCGCGGCCACGACCGTCGCTACAGCCGGCCGGCCCCGCTAACCCCGGTTCCCGCCACCTAGTGCCGCTAGTGATCGTGGAAGGCGGCGAAGGTGTGTAGCCACGGATCCGCGTAGCTGAGCGCCCACACGCCCACCCCCACCCCAACGATCACGGACACCGTGAGCAGCATCCAGCGCAGGCTTCGCCCCGGCACGCCGGCCTCACGGCCGAGGTCGGGGCGAACCGCGCTCGGCAGCTCGAGCACATGGCCGAGCACGTGCACGCCCGTGAAGATCACCCACACGATGAACGACACCTTGTGGATGGGCAGCAGCGTGTCTCGCGACGACGGCCCGGCGAGGAGCAGCGCGATCCCGCTCGCGAACAGGATCACGGTGGTGAGCACGATGATCGGCGCGATCCCGCGCAGGAGCGGATGCGGCGGCCCCTTCGCGGTGTAGTCGGCGTGTCCCGTGTAGTAGCGGGCGAAGCGGTAGCCGGTGGATGCGAGCTTCAGCAGCACCGGTGGGATCAGCAGCGCCCCAACGAAGATGTGCACGGACAGGAGCTGCCGCAGGGCGAGCAGCGTCACACCCTCCACCGCGAGAAGAATCAGCAGCGCAACGGCGGTGCTTGCCGTCAGACGTTCGTTGCCCGCCGTGGCCTCGGCAACGGCGGTGCGGGTCCCGGCTGCCATGTGGTGATATTCGGCAGCCACCCTAAGACCAGGGTGAGAAGTTTGAGGCTATACAACGGGCTGAAAACGATGAGCGGGATCCGCCGCGCGCCGGGCCGCCCCTGGTAGACGTCGTAGCCCGCGTAGAGGTCGT
Coding sequences:
- a CDS encoding cupin domain-containing protein, encoding MAYAGQILENPASGERFVFRKTAADTDGELLEFDLHLAPDGQVPGKHVHRHQEERFEVVSGTMRFKRGRKTIVAGPGETVVIEPGTSHKFENGGDEEAVVRVQVRPALKMEQLFETVVGLAHDGRTTKKGMPKPLDLALFVREFKAEVQAPFPPAFVQQATMAPLAVIARRRGHDRRYSRPAPLTPVPAT
- a CDS encoding wax ester/triacylglycerol synthase family O-acyltransferase; this encodes MRQLTSLDAQFLAVETPRTYGHVGGLAVYDPRTAPGGRLEIADVCKLVSERLHMLPPFRWRLVQVPFGIDHPYWVEDPDFDLDFHIRESAIPPPGDDRSLGEVVSRIFARPLDRSRPLWELYLIHGLKDGRVAMLTKVHHSVVDGVSGAEILSVLLDLEPEGREIPPPEPGHDGERVPTDLEMLGRGIAGLPRQPLRALRAAPSTLANLVDVPGVGRVPGMRTFGRVASRVRAVAGAPPTDERVLERQTGPVPRTRFNGPISAHRRYAFGSISLDTVKALKNEMGITVNDVVVTICATAVREWLIEHDELPEEPLVSMIPVSVRAEHEFGSFGNRVSMMIVPIPTNVADPRARLLQAHEYLRGAKERHQAIPANLLTDATAFIPPAVAAMAARTTLDIMGRVRPPLNLVISNVPGPRERLYCAGAELQAHFPVSVIADGVGLNITAMSYREHIDFGIVADRNMIDDVWPLMEGVKNACSELNEEICGPKKRSRATRARQPAKAS
- a CDS encoding Ppx/GppA phosphatase family protein, with the protein product MSERRVAVIDLGSNSFRLVVFTWVPGGWWKRTDEIFESVRLGQGLDGSGALQAAPMQRALDTIDLFAHFCRATEIDDVRPVATSAIRDAANRDELLARARERSGLEIQVLSQEEEAYFGYLAVANSTSLTDGVALDIGGGSMQLSHVKDRHQLDSRSWPLGAVRMTERFFPDEKAKKGQIEDLRKHVRKELESAPWLEDAAERGERMAGIGGALRNLATAAELEGELPSFGVQGFTLRKKALSKLVDELADLPASERGGMPGIKKERGDLILAAAIVIEEVMASGGFDEIETTEEGLREGVFFSVLLEDRDPPLFDDVRRASVRNLALQYHPEPAHTNHVARLALELWDELAQAGLHEGDAHERELLWAAAILHDIGTAVDYDDHHRHSQYLVLNAGLPGWSLRETVLIAQMVRYHRKGSPGLAEFEPLTEDGDEDVLLRCSAILRLAEQFERARDQAVKAAHVAVNDGSVDLTIEADEDVSLARWAAERTSDVFKSAFGKELRVT
- a CDS encoding response regulator, which produces MPRILVVDDDADIRDMLQFKLAKAGYEVHTEEDGETGLAAARELGPDLILLDWMMPRLTGPEVCRELRADEATLRVPVILLTAKAQEADVQRGFATGADDYIPKPFSPRELMSRVQALLARAA
- a CDS encoding ATP-binding protein → MQAITLERYVGHSVTLELERTADAPCAARRALDAIDHGLDYEREYAVKLLMSELVSNAVKYGGAGSVLVEIESTPHCVRVEVDDQGPAFIPMQREGELDTPGGWGFVLVDELASRWGSSIQSAQVWFEIDAA